One Bacillota bacterium genomic window, GCGGAAGATGCCGGCCACCTGGAGCAGTTCGGAACGCCGGCCCGGATGCGCGCGCACCCTCACCAGCGCCAGCTCCCGGCGCACCGACGCCTCCTCCGCCACGGGCCAGGCTTCCAGCACCTCGACCAGCTTCTCGAGCTGGCGGCGGAGCCGCTCCCGGTCGCGCTCGTCCCCCTTGCAGACCAACGTGATCCGCGACACCGTGGCATCCTCCGTGGGCCCGACCGCCAGGCTCTCGATGTTGAAGCCGCGCCGGCTCACCAGGGAGGCGACCCTGGCCAACACCCCGGGCTCGTTCTCGACCCTCACCGCCAGCGTGAACTCCATGGCCTCACCCCCTTTCCGCCCGTTCCGGCTCTCCGGCCCCCGGCGCGACTCCCCGCCGGGGCGAAAAAAAGACCCCGCCCCTTGAAGGGGCGAGGTCTCTCGCGCCTCGCGGTACCACCCTTGTTCGCGGAGGATCGCGCCTCCGCCTCTCTTCC contains:
- the ilvN gene encoding acetolactate synthase small subunit, with the translated sequence MEFTLAVRVENEPGVLARVASLVSRRGFNIESLAVGPTEDATVSRITLVCKGDERDRERLRRQLEKLVEVLEAWPVAEEASVRRELALVRVRAHPGRRSELLQVAGIFRARVVHVDRNALVLEATGDPAKIDAWLEVLGEFGIEEVARTGIVALDRERRADPVAEAESRAEAAF